The following are encoded in a window of Primulina eburnea isolate SZY01 chromosome 4, ASM2296580v1, whole genome shotgun sequence genomic DNA:
- the LOC140830481 gene encoding G-type lectin S-receptor-like serine/threonine-protein kinase LECRK3 — MASAVFCNTNLCFMLILLVSVPIFSIAQPYSNFSLGSSLVAKEENSYWFSPSGDFAFGFRQITPGGGYLLAIWFDKIPEKTIIWSANRDNPAAQGSKIQIFADGRFELDDPRGQPIWNAGPASSGVAYGAMLDTGNFVLVNNASAFLWQSFDHPTDTILPAQIFDQGGRLVSSFSETNYSRGRFRFSLQLDGNLVLYTRNFPMDNSIDAYWATQTVGSGFQVIFNQSGYIFLTAKNGTILDLLSSNGASTEQYYQRAILDYDGVLRHYVYPKSGNSTGGRPAAWSILDFFPSNICILIRQSSGSGACGFNSICSLGIDQKPSCVCPIGYSLADPNDRMSGCKPDFIPQVCDQESQETSHFTFVDMPNTDFPDSDYDLFQPVGEDWCRRACLDDCFCSVAIFRGSSCWKKRYPLSNGRVDSSLGGKALIKVRINDATLGPSGSNPNKSNRSTLIITGSALLGSSVFLNILLFVAFILLGFYLKGRKSKMLQPDTALAGVVNIRSFSFKELQEATNGFKEELGSGACSTVYKGSLKNENDRLIAVKKLNKIAKEVEQEFKDEVNSISRTNHKNLVNLLGYCDEGQNRLLVYEYMSNGSIASFLFNESRPNWYRRVQIAFATARGLCYLHEDCSTQIIHCDIKPQNVLLDESLVAKISDFGLAKLLRPDQTRTTTGIRGTRGYVAPEWFRNLPITVKVDVYSFGIVLLELICCRRNVETSITNDNEAILTDWAYDCYKEGTLSLLVADDEEALDDIKRVEKFVMVAIWCIQEDPSLRPNMKRVLHMLEGSIEVPLPPDPEFFMN, encoded by the coding sequence ATGGCATCCGCAGTTTTCTGCAACACAAATTTATGTTTCATGCTGATTCTTTTGGTTTCGGTTCCAATATTTTCCATTGCGCAGCCGTATAGCAACTTTTCTTTGGGCTCATCTCTCGTTGCAAAAGAAGAGAATTCATATTGGTTTTCTCCATCCGGGGATTTCGCTTTTGGTTTCCGACAGATTACGCCTGGTGGAGGCTACTTGCTTGCCATCTGGTTCGACAAAATACCCGAAAAAACTATAATTTGGTCTGCGAATCGAGATAATCCAGCTGCACAAGGGTCTAAGATTCAGATTTTTGCAGATGGGAGATTTGAACTTGATGATCCAAGGGGCCAGCCAATTTGGAATGCTGGTCCGGCGAGCTCCGGTGTGGCATATGGCGCCATGCTGGACACCGGTAACTTCGTACTGGTAAACAATGCATCCGCTTTCCTGTGGCAAAGTTTTGATCATCCAACCGATACGATTTTACCGGCCCAGATATTTGATCAAGGGGGTAGGTTGGTTTCCAGCTTCTCGGAGACGAATTACTCGCGTGGGAGATTCAGATTTTCTTTACAACTTGATGGGAATCTTGTGTTGTACACCAGGAACTTCCCTATGGATAACAGTATTGATGCATACTGGGCAACACAAACTGTTGGCAGTGGATTCCAAGTCATCTTTAACCAATCTGGCTACATCTTCCTCACAGCAAAGAACGGAACAATACTTGATTTACTGTCATCAAATGGCGCTTCAACCGAACAGTATTACCAGAGAGCGATATTGGATTACGACGGGGTTCTCAGGCATTATGTATATCCCAAGTCTGGTAATTCAACAGGTGGAAGGCCAGCGGCTTGGTCCATTTTGGACTTCTTTCCTTCTAACATCTGTATACTGATACGGCAATCTTCGGGATCGGGTGCTTGTGGTTTCAACAGCATATGCTCCCTCGGAATTGATCAGAAGCCCAGTTGTGTTTGCCCGATTGGTTACTCTCTGGCTGATCCAAACGACAGAATGAGCGGATGCAAACCTGATTTCATCCCACAGGTTTGTGATCAAGAATCACAAGAAACATCGCATTTCACCTTTGTCGACATGCCTAACACTGATTTCCCGGATAGTGATTACGATCTTTTTCAACCTGTCGGAGAAGATTGGTGTCGAAGGGCTTGTTTAGATGATTGTTTTTGCTCTGTTGCAATATTTCGTGGCAGTTCTTGTTGGAAGAAGAGGTACCCTCTTTCGAATGGAAGAGTTGACTCAAGCCTTGGGGGAAAAGCATTGATAAAAGTGAGGATAAATGATGCGACATTAGGCCCTTCAGGGAGTAATCCGAATAAGAGCAACAGATCCACTCTCATTATCACAGGATCTGCTCTTTTGGGAAGTTCAGTGTTTCTGAACATACTACTATTCGTTGCTTTCATCTTGCTCGGTTTTTATTTGAAAGGACGAAAATCGAAGATGCTTCAACCAGATACAGCCCTTGCTGGGGTAGTTAACATAAGAAGCTTTAGTTTCAAAGAGCTACAAGAAGCAACAAATGGATTCAAGGAAGAACTGGGTAGTGGGGCTTGCTCAACTGTTTACAAAGGATCCCTGAAGAACGAAAATGACCGTTTAATCGCGGTGAAAAAGTTGAATAAGATAGCCAAAGAAGTTGAGCAAGAATTTAAAGATGAAGTGAACTCGATCAGCAGAACAAACCACAAGAATCTGGTCAATTTACTAGGATACTGCGATGAAGGTCAAAACAGGCTTCTTGTTTACGAATACATGAGCAATGGCTCGATAGCAAGCTTTTTATTCAACGAATCAAGGCCAAATTGGTACCGAAGAGTGCAGATTGCATTTGCAACCGCAAGGGGGCTATGCTATTTGCATGAAGATTGCAGCACTCAAATCATACACTGTGACATCAAGCCTCAAAACGTGCTTTTAGACGAATCCCTCGTGGCAAAGATCTCTGATTTCGGGCTAGCAAAACTCTTAAGGCCTGATCAAACCCGAACAACAACCGGGATCCGAGGAACTAGAGGGTATGTAGCTCCTGAATGGTTCAGAAACTTGCCTATCACAGTCAAGGTTGATGTTTACAGCTTCGGCATCGTGTTACTGGAGCTCATCTGCTGCAGAAGGAACGTCGAAACATCCATTACAAATGATAACGAGGCGATTCTCACTGATTGGGCATACGATTGTTACAAAGAAGGTACACTGAGCTTGCTAGTGGCTGATGATGAGGAAGCCCTGGACGATATCAAACGGGTCGAAAAATTCGTGATGGTTGCCATTTGGTGCATTCAAGAAGATCCATCGTTGAGGCCAAACATGAAGAGAGTATTACATATGCTTGAAGGATCTATTGAAGTGCCTCTACCTCCAGATCCTGAATTCTTCATGAATTAG